The Leptospira stimsonii genome includes the window TTGTAATTATAAACTCTTCGACGAAAATTGGAACGTTAAACTCGGATCAGCTTCCTAAACGAATTTGCTCTTTTAATTGAATCGCCGCAAGTGCGTATCCGCCGTCCGCCGAGTCGACAAAATGAACCTCACGGACGGATCCTTCGTGCAAAGCGCAAGTCATGAGCGCGCGATCAGAAACGTGATAACCGAAATACAACTTGCCCTCTTTATAAAGACCTTTAAGAAATTCTAGGAACGCCTCTCTGGATTTCGTATCGCAAGCGACTACCATCTTTAGGGTTCCGTCGTATTTTCGAAAGTCGGAAGCGATAATCTGTGACTTTCTCAACTCTCTCAGCTCCATACCGTTTACCTTCGGGCCGAATTTCCATTGTGTCTTCACAGCGAGATTGACCGCAAATCCTTCGAGTTTGATTTTAAGAAATCTTAGAAAGTGAAACAATCCCTTACGATTCCCGGTATGGACCGTCGCTTCTTTGTTAAAGTATTTACCGGTCATATCAACTTTGATCCCTTCCTCGGTCAGAGGATGGATTTGTGTATCGTTACCAAGAAGAACACCGATCTGATCCAAAATTAATTTTAATAGACCCGGATCCGAAGACGCTTGGATCGGATTCAACTTAATGATAAAAGAAACGGTTTCTCCCCGATGGCTCGGAATATCCTG containing:
- a CDS encoding DUF3095 domain-containing protein; translated protein: MIEAVDKKPGVNTENFYKYLPFLSSFTEIIEPSNYYTVPDDWNLIITDVVNSTEAIRNGNYKDVNIAGGVTAMAVSNLMGDMDYPFLFGGDGMTLLLPNSVLPGVKDILYSIRDLVKNNFGLKLRAGIVNVGELKRSGKELKLCKLKISEFYNQAILTGSALDAAENLVKNDDSTNPYIIPLTHRPRIKPDFTGFTCRWQDIPSHRGETVSFIIKLNPIQASSDPGLLKLILDQIGVLLGNDTQIHPLTEEGIKVDMTGKYFNKEATVHTGNRKGLFHFLRFLKIKLEGFAVNLAVKTQWKFGPKVNGMELRELRKSQIIASDFRKYDGTLKMVVACDTKSREAFLEFLKGLYKEGKLYFGYHVSDRALMTCALHEGSVREVHFVDSADGGYALAAIQLKEQIRLGS